A region of Jonquetella anthropi DSM 22815 DNA encodes the following proteins:
- a CDS encoding phosphatidylserine decarboxylase, translating to MLAPQGRRPLLVWLALSAVGLFCFPPALFLTLPVTLLVGWFYRDPERKTPDNPRAFVAPADGRVTEIVRTSHPYCGPAVKIGIFMNALNVHVNRMACAGTVEYLDYIPGRKWVASAPKASLENERFFLGYQTAHGRVLQCQIAGLVARRIACSVKKGDSFAAGQRYGMILLGSKVDVYLPLNAVLSVSVGARTVAGETVIAEVKK from the coding sequence GTGCTGGCCCCCCAAGGACGGCGGCCTCTTCTCGTTTGGCTGGCCCTGTCAGCCGTCGGGCTGTTTTGTTTTCCGCCGGCGCTCTTTTTAACTCTGCCGGTCACGTTGCTGGTCGGCTGGTTCTACCGGGATCCGGAACGCAAAACGCCAGACAACCCGCGGGCGTTCGTCGCGCCGGCAGACGGCCGAGTGACTGAGATCGTCCGCACGTCTCACCCGTACTGCGGCCCAGCGGTCAAGATCGGCATTTTCATGAACGCGCTGAACGTTCACGTCAACCGAATGGCCTGCGCCGGCACGGTGGAGTACTTGGACTACATTCCGGGGCGCAAGTGGGTCGCCTCGGCCCCGAAGGCGTCGCTTGAAAACGAACGGTTTTTCCTGGGGTACCAAACGGCCCACGGCCGGGTGCTCCAGTGCCAGATCGCCGGGCTGGTTGCCCGACGGATCGCCTGCAGTGTCAAAAAGGGCGACTCGTTTGCCGCCGGACAGCGGTACGGAATGATCCTGCTGGGATCAAAGGTCGACGTCTACCTGCCCTTGAACGCGGTTTTGTCCGTGAGCGTCGGGGCGCGAACAGTCGCCGGAGAAACGGTGATTGCGGAGGTGAAGAAATGA
- the pssA gene encoding CDP-diacylglycerol--serine O-phosphatidyltransferase, whose translation MKLLARRRLREIPIRSNIPNMITSGNLLCGMLAMVLTLRGHYVTAAWMIPMAVAFDFCDGMVARAMGLSSDFGVEFDSLGDVVSFGVAPALLIYTVYLKNLPDVVGTIVALYFTLCGALRLARFNVVHCPGPFQGLPIPAAGIFMVSWVMAGLHVPPALIAGLSVLSGTLMISSVPYGNLKSLKRNSIHFQKIASLLVFVLVTVALLKSVTFLILSGIYLASGLLSFNWSDWLSTDRAQQKDRDEKS comes from the coding sequence ATGAAACTTCTTGCCCGCCGAAGACTTCGGGAAATACCCATCCGAAGCAATATTCCCAACATGATTACCAGCGGCAACCTGCTGTGCGGCATGTTGGCCATGGTGCTGACCCTTCGGGGACACTACGTTACCGCCGCCTGGATGATCCCTATGGCTGTGGCGTTCGACTTCTGCGACGGCATGGTCGCCCGGGCCATGGGACTGAGCAGCGATTTTGGCGTGGAGTTTGACAGCTTGGGCGACGTGGTCAGCTTCGGCGTCGCGCCGGCGCTTCTGATCTACACGGTGTACCTGAAGAACCTTCCCGACGTGGTCGGCACGATCGTGGCGCTTTACTTTACCCTGTGCGGCGCGCTCCGGCTCGCTCGGTTCAACGTGGTGCACTGTCCCGGGCCGTTTCAAGGCCTTCCGATCCCTGCGGCTGGAATCTTCATGGTGTCGTGGGTGATGGCTGGGCTGCACGTGCCGCCGGCGCTGATCGCCGGGCTGTCTGTCCTGTCCGGCACCCTGATGATTTCATCCGTCCCGTACGGGAACCTGAAAAGCCTGAAACGGAACTCTATTCACTTCCAGAAGATCGCCTCTCTGCTCGTCTTCGTCCTCGTGACGGTCGCCCTTTTAAAAAGCGTCACGTTCCTTATCCTGTCGGGAATTTATTTGGCCAGCGGGCTGTTGAGCTTCAATTGGAGCGATTGGCTGAGCACTGACCGAGCCCAACAGAAAGACCGGGACGAAAAGTCATGA